The genomic DNA CTGCAATCCCACGACCGCCAAAGTCTTCATCAGTAGCAGCAACACATCAGCAGTGCCCTGCCTTGCTTTCAGGCCTGCCGCCAAAAGTTATGGTCggaggcggcggcggcggcattTCAGTGTCGGTTTATGCTTCTTCCTAGCCCCCCCATTTTGCTTCCCCCAAACCCAAGTTTTGTTGACGCATCGCGGAAGCCGCCAACTTTCCTTGGTGCCTTGGAGAGTCAAAATTTTATGATCTGTGAAAAATGTTCGATGATTGCTTAATGTTGAAGCGCACTTTTTTCCACCAAATGGTCCACCGCTCTGCAAAGGGAAGTGACGCTACGACATACGGCGAGTACGCGGCGTAGAGttactttatttaaaaagtttATTCCTTCCCAGAGAGCCAGAAGCGTTTTTTGAcgggtttttggggtttgcCCCCCTATGCTCGGAGTTCCGGGAGGCAGTGGTTGGTTCAGGGAGCACGCGTTCTCGACTAAATAGTTTAGCGAAGCGAGCATTTTTATTTCTGCACCACTAGAAACGAGCTGAAAAAGATGATTTAAATCCGGGAATCCAAGCTGGAGGCAACGCACAGCGTAAAACTCGTTAAGTACCGCGGTATCGCTATTTTTAGCCGCAGTTTAACCGCCCAGACCCCATTACCGAAACGATGGGTAAacagtttattttttcttcggcTTCCGATAATCGTACGGGGCGCAATCTTCATCTTTTTTTATCAGGCTGCCTATTTAGCAAGCGAACGCCCATCCCCCCCAAAAATTTGTGATAAGGATCCAACCTTTCGAGCTTCAAATTCCGGGATGTCCACATACTCTGATCGGTATCTTGCACCACTTACTCATACACCTTCGCGTGTCTAACTCCActttttttgcaatatttctcttttcatctAACCCACTGGAACAGCCTGTCTCCAGAACGCCAACAAAGGTCAGTACAATCCGTTGGAGCAGGTCGAGCAGCTAAGCATCAACTGTGACAGCGAATCGCAAGGCTCTCCGCTGCAGCAAACAACCGTCCACAGTCTTCAGCAGACAGCTTCGAACAACGGTAATCACCTCGGACATCATCAACTTAACcatatcaacaacaacaacaacagccttAGTAGCAACAAAAATCTGCACGAGTCACGCACCCATGGCAAAAGCCATCCTCGAAGCACAGATTCGCGCCAAAAGTCTCGCGCAGGACAGCGCGGTGGCACCAGCTCCCAAGGCTCTTCGCCCCGAGAGACGAGCGAGGACACACGCGTCGGCCTGGATGAAGATCAAGGTGATTCGAGCAGATCGGATGaggacgaggaagacgttGGTGATGGTAGTGACGACGatacgggtggtggtggtgatggtggaggTAGTAGAAGGGAATCCATCATACAAAATGGCagcagacagcagcagcaacaccaacaaTCCGTCAAGCAGCTGGGAGCGCCCCCAACGGCTACTTTCGCGGGCAAAAAGTCCCCCGACGTGGATAAGCCTTATCACTCGTCCCTGGCGTCGGTGGTGGTCGTGCTGGAGGGCAAACACTTGTGGGACAAGTTTCACGAGCAGGGCACGGAGATGATTGTCACCAAAGCCGGCCGGCGCATGTTTCCCACCTTCCAGGTGAAGGTGGTCGGGCTGGAGCTGGCCGCGGAGTACCTCATGATTATGGACTTTGTGCCGCTCGACGATAAGCGCTATCGATACGCGTTCCACACGTAAGCGCCCTTCGATGGGGTTAGGAATgagaaggggaggggggggggcggttCCTCGCTCGTGAATGCAGTTCTTTATGTGCGAACTAGCAGCATGAAGCATGATGACGACGGGGTTCTTCTTGTTTGCGTATGCGCAGCTACTGCATGGATTATGGACTAACCTGGCGGGCATACCGTCGCCTAACTAACAGTCCCCGAGCCAATTATGTTAGACTTTATTTCGGAAAACCACGAAAAGGCACTACGAAAACATTAACCTTAAACGTATATTGCTTTGTGACAGCATAGGAAGGCGTCAAGCTATGATATTGAACAACAATTTGGCTCTATTAAGTTTCTATGCATACAGCCCATCTTGTTCAAAATAAGACTGTAATCTTAGCTTAAAATGTCTTATTGGGAATTGAAATAGCTATTGAACCTGTATTTAAAGCAACAATAATAAAGAGCGCTTGGACGACTTAGTGCTAGCGACGCCGATCGCTATGGACCTAGAATTGCATGAAATTCTATCTAGACCGGCCCTTAATAAGCATGACACCTTCTTCAGGATGAGACTGTAATATCGACTGAAAATGTTTAGTTGGACGGTTAAATAACTATTCAGCCCGTATTTAAAACATTCAATGGAATAGGCGGTAGCAGGAACACCTCTCCGTACGAAGAACAGACCAGCCAGCTTTTGGGGAAACTAAAGTCAAAGGAAGTCAGTAAAGGCAGCCCAGGACCTCCCGAAGTTGTAGAGATGAATAAGAAAAAGATTAGGCAATCAACTATGGTATTTGAGCACATTGAGTTTTATCAACGACCACAGAAAAGGGCAAATTTTACAgccaaaaattattataaaacgATCCGGCCATATAAGGCAATAACTTTGACCGATTCAATGTCCTCTGTGCCATTTTAAAATGTACAATGCCTAATTTAGGGTTTACGCTGGCAAAGTGACTCGATATTTGTTGCTTGAGTCATTGTCTCAGCTGTAAGTCATTCGAAATTATATTTAACACATCATTCCCTAAACGGAATATTTCTTAGTCATATCATGTATCATTCGCCAGAATCACTCATTTACTAAATATCATCGTAGATAAATTTTGTTTGACGTTGTGCTGGGTAAATATTGTCCAACGCTTAGTAATGTTTAGCACGAAAATCACCAGCTCGGACTGACTAATATCAACTACACCGATAAGTATTTAACAAGCAATTTAAGCAAACCAATCTTAAAGttaagtttaaatttaaaccctTATATTGATAATTGACTCATAGTTAGCTTATATAACGTACTTACTTCCAGTGGTAATGAATCTTATTATTAACTCACATCATTTGTAAGTGATTTACAAACGATTCCTTAACCATCACTCAACCCCAAAATTTCTACCCCGTGCAGCTCAAGCTGGGTCGTGGCCGGAAAGGCGGATCCCATCTCACCGCCGCGCATCAGCGTCCATCCGGACTCCCCGGCGACCGGTGCCACCTGGATGAAGCAAACCATTTCCTTCGACAAGCTGAAGCTCACCAACAACCAGCTCGACGACAATGGACACGTAAGGCACCGGCAAGCACGTCACTTGTTCGTCTAATTTGGCGTTGCTAATGATCACCCCCAACCCTCCCCGGTTACGTTGCAGATCATTCTCAACTCGATGCATCGCTACCAGCCCCGGCTACACGTTTGCTACTTCACGCGGAACGGCGTCAAGGACGAAAAGGACACGCTAACCCATCGCACGTTCGTCTTCCCGGAAACGTCATTCACGGCCGTCACCGCCTACCAAAACCAGCGGGTAAGTCTTGTCGCCTGGGCTACCTGTCACACGCGAGATGGTGAGGCCACCGTCAAACTCGGACGATGCTTGGTCGTGCCGTAAACGGTCCCTTCGGGCGCAATGTTTACGCCAGCCGTAGGAagcattcgttttttttttcggggtgtaTGTTGCATGCTTCGCCAGCATCACCACATCCTTTTCCCATTACCGTTCGAGCAAACAAACGATTAGGCGAACGGTCTGTTTAATGTTTATCTTCACCGTCCGCAAGCATGATGCTCGGCTCTTCATTTTCCTtggcttgtttttttgggttggTTGGTCGAACCCTACTTGTGGAGGATAAGGTGCACCACAGGTCGGTGGATGATCGAGTAATTATTGATGCAACAGTGTTGTGTGCTGATGCAGACTGGGTGGCTGAGCGAGCGAAGCCAACTCGAGGTCAATCgaggtggtgtggtgtgtcgTCAATCGGTCTGGGGAGCCCCTGGGGAGAGATTCCCTGGCAGGCAACTGCAGAGGGTTACTTCAACTTTATTGCTTCATCAGAAACATTACGATCGTTTCCACTTCCCACACGCTACATTTGGATGACCTCGATTGAGTTCTTGTTCGGTGACATGTGCTTGTGAGGATCGTTATAAAACTTGGCAGCAGGCAGCAGACGGCTCCCATTCATAAGCAGCTCCAGACTTCTAATGATCTTGTTCTGCACCCGAAACAAGACCTTGATCGGCCGAATGTTTCGAATCCGGAAAGATAGTCACCGGGAGCACACCTAAATCACGACCATCGGTGTCAAATTTTGTTTCGGAATATCTTTTGCCATGTCCATCTTTTAACCCACCAACGAGAGTGGGATGTGAAAATGGCACACGCACGTAATAAGTGGCCCTAATGTTTGCATGTAAACGCTGCTAGCCATCATGATCGTAAATTCTAAACCACACCTAAATCATAAGAGAAGctaaagggggaaaaaaatctgcCGCGAAGAAACGATATTCAACGCCCCGATGCTACCAAATTTAGTGTCGTCGATGCATTTGCGCATTGAGAGACAATGCGAAGGAAAGCAACATCTTTTCCACACAAGCACAGGCTCCCGATCCAAGATGCGACAGTCTCGGCTAGCGAGGTTTACTGCGAGGCGAACATCCCCAACCCTCGAACgattaaaaataatgaatgggtttaaatattttgacaGATATTACAAAGTAGGAAAGATATATGGAATTGCTACCGAACCGAaacagagaacaaaaaaaaacagggaattATAAAATGCCACAACATCATCCGAGACGGAGGAGAAGTAGAACATTCAAGCCGAAGAGAGGCTataaatttcttttcttccctcACACGCGATCCCTGATACACGATCGAACCCGTCCGGGagcagtgtatgtgtgtgtgcgcgtgtcaTAATTGGTTCCAAAACAATTCCAATGGATGAAATAAATGAGGCTTGAGtcattaaaaaatttaaactatTTCACCTTCATCTGCTGGGCCCGGGATTAATCGTTGCATTCCGCTTCCGTTTTCCGCAGGTAACGCAGCTTAAGATCGTCAGCAACCCCTTCGCCAAGGGCTTCCGGGACAACGAAACGAATGAGGAGTAAGTAGAGCGTTAatatttcccatttttttgtatttattttaattggtGTCGTTCAAAAAAAGATCCGATCCTCTTCGATCGTATTTCAAAGTTCAAATGATGAGCTACTAAGCTACTAATGATATTTATAGCACAATTTATAGCAGGCCATGATACTCGCACCACCATTTGACAGCCCGGTTTGACGTTTCGGGACGGTGTTATTGTTTGGAGTGTAAATAAAGCTAAATCAACAGCCTAAATTGCGCAACCGAGGGCGGTTAACGGTTACTGGCATAAAAGTGCCAACGAAgagaccatcatcatcacgttCACACCTTCGCAATAAATATAGACCAACAAAGCAAGGAGCAAAAAATGGTCTCTTCTAGACAATATCCCCGGGGGACATTACGGTTCGAACAATGAATTTTTGTGGAACACATTTTGATTGCCTTTATTTATGCTACCGCGATCACAATTCCACCCCACGTCATCTTtcttgtttcgatttttccgGAACAATCACGGCGACGCTAACCATGAGACAGACCTTTCCGGTGCGCCTTAAGTTATGCATTTAAGCGCCAAACCACCACGTTGGAGACGATCGTTCGTTTAAAAGTTTGAAGGTCGTGTGTCGTGTCGGATGCATTAATCTCTCGCTAACCTTCACCCAAGCATATCGGTTTTTTGGGTGACTCTTAGCGTGTTTACAAACGGAAAACCCGCCTCAAAGCGGACAATAGCCCAACGCCGGAAGAACAAACTTCCTTCCGATCAGTCGAACGATCGAATGAAGATACTACTCTCATACGTTACCTTCCTCATGCCATTCCAGCACGCTCATAACGCTCGGCAGTGGTTGGCACGTTATTTGCACTGCTTGAAGCCTCGTATCTCTTCCTTCCACATTCATCCCCATCGAAGCCAAGGTGGATTCACCGTGCGaaggtggaaaataaatttcatttgATGTGATACCGTTAAATCGAACGATTATCGTGTGTTTATACTTGCCCCGTTCGCACAACACGGCCCGGTATGATCCGACGATCGTCGTTAATTCACTTGTTTAGCC from Anopheles stephensi strain Indian chromosome 2, UCI_ANSTEP_V1.0, whole genome shotgun sequence includes the following:
- the LOC118506539 gene encoding T-box transcription factor TBX1 isoform X2, with amino-acid sequence MMHHLDFSNGHRHGDGTLGMSGGSAGATMLHESFSSLVGNVPSAVDLNGTDFLHHYSPAAVDYWSPVSYKNGTNPMKAMEACLQNANKGQYNPLEQVEQLSINCDSESQGSPLQQTTVHSLQQTASNNGNHLGHHQLNHINNNNNSLSSNKNLHESRTHGKSHPRSTDSRQKSRAGQRGGTSSQGSSPRETSEDTRVGLDEDQGDSSRSDEDEEDVGDGSDDDTGGGGDGGGSRRESIIQNGSRQQQQHQQSVKQLGAPPTATFAGKKSPDVDKPYHSSLASVVVVLEGKHLWDKFHEQGTEMIVTKAGRRMFPTFQVKVVGLELAAEYLMIMDFVPLDDKRYRYAFHTSSWVVAGKADPISPPRISVHPDSPATGATWMKQTISFDKLKLTNNQLDDNGHIILNSMHRYQPRLHVCYFTRNGVKDEKDTLTHRTFVFPETSFTAVTAYQNQRVTQLKIVSNPFAKGFRDNETNEESQERSAPAISDRLKNERNSSYKKDSEMATISTGTSSSSPRITSSTSGTTPSTTTPSVLALHQSAHHQPALHHLQHHLQHLHHQPPVEGTAATTDGHHHHHHQAHHLQQQQQHHHLQNGTAGGLTSLVPGHHSPLNSPASSSGGGSSLSPYGLSPHGTGSGSTPTTSVSVGSGGNMLSQPYASDASGFGPIYHHHHHHHHHNPLAGGPPTPYMGHPSFVDKYKLSTTPPPAPPPPPNTLTPPGTTYAGHYQGFYAGAGHPGAGMLSGGHHTMAHGARTTVASIACRDRADHGWYP